In Oncorhynchus clarkii lewisi isolate Uvic-CL-2024 chromosome 2, UVic_Ocla_1.0, whole genome shotgun sequence, one DNA window encodes the following:
- the LOC139379578 gene encoding interleukin-11-like — translation MKLLVDSSSSLLLSLLLAQLPLFTSAVPAPYRRPNVVHELDRLANQTNNLRQITADLLKEHAFETDPEQHRFKSLPLMNNRASDINSLEMRPTLSQLHADLKSFEHHFAWLSRASRKHHHPALPKLGQMMSLIKSLTSMLEHQMMRVDAQRLSPPSPSMPPPPPSQFDVLQSSQELLLQFRLFCDWAQRVFSVLSTKSKMSAVQ, via the exons Atgaaat TGCTTgtcgactcctcctcctctctgctgctcTCGCTGCTATTGGCCCAGCTTCCTTTATTTACGTCTGCCGTCCCCGCCCCCTACCGACGGCCGAACGTCGTGCACGAACTGGATAGATTGGCCAATCAGACGAATAATCTGAGGCAGATCACAGCAGATCTATTG AAGGAACATGCGTTCGAGACAGACCCAGAACAGCATAGATTTAAGTCCCTGCCACTAATGAACAACAGGGCCAGTGACATCAACTCCCTTGAG atgagacccactctctctcagctccacGCGGACCTGAAGTCATTTGAGCACCACTTTGCCTGGTTGAGCAGAGCATCAAGGAAACACCACCACCCTGCTCTCCCTAAACTGGGACAGATGATGTCACTCATCAAGTCTCTCACCAGCATGCTAGAGCATCAG ATGATGAGAGTTGATGCTCagcgtctctctcctccctctccctcgatgccgcctcctcccccctcccagtTTGATGTGTTACAGTCTTCCCAGGAGCTGCTACTACAGTTCAGACTGTTCTGTGATTGGGCCCAACGAGTGTTCTCAGTGCTCAGTACAAAGTCCAAAATGTCTGCAGTACAATGA